The Pseudooceanicola aestuarii genomic sequence CCTCGCAGGCCTGGTCCGTCGCGGCGTCGCCCTGTTTCAGGTTGACGATACCGACGTGGAAGGGGGTCACCCCCTCCGGCCAGATGATGCCGTTGTCGTCGTGGTTCGCCTCGATGATGGCGCCGACCAGGCGGCTGACGCCGATGCCGTGGCTGCCCATGTGCACCGGCACGGGCTTGCCGTCCGGACCCTGCACCGTGGCGCCCATCGGTTCGGAATACTTGGTCCCGAAGTAGAAGATCTGCCCCACCTCGATCCCGCGTGCGGTCCGGCGGCGGTCTTCGGGGACCTGTGCGAACAGCTCGGCATCATGCGTTTCGTCCGTACGGGCATAGCGGGAGGTGAATTCCTGCAGCACCGCGCGGCAGGCGTCATGGCTGTCGTAGTCGATCTCCCGGTCGCCGAATTTCAGGTCCGTGATCTCGCTGTCGTAGAAGACCTCTGATTCGCCCGTGTCGGCCAGCACCAGGAACTCATGGGTGTCATCCCCCCCGATCGGCCCCGAATCGGCGCGCATCGGGATCGCTTGCAGGCCCATGCGTTCGTAGGTGCGCAGGTAGCTGACCAGGTGACGGTTGTAGGCGTGCAGCGCGTCTTCCTTGGTCAGGTCGAAATTGTAGCCGTCCTTCATCAGGAATTCGCGGCCGCGCATCACGCCGAACCGGGGGCGGATCTCGTCGCGGAATTTCCACTGGACGTGGTACAGCGTCAGCGGCAGATCCTTGTAGCTGTTCACATGGGACCGGAAGATGTCGGTGATCATCTCCTCGTTCGTCGGCCCATACAGCATATCGCGGTCCTGCCGGTCGCGGATCCGCAGCATCTCGGGGCCGTAGGCGTCGTAGCGGCCGCTTTCACGCCACAGGTCTGCGGATTGCAGCGTTGGCATCAGCATGGCGACATGGCCGGCGCGGGCCTGTTCCTCGTGCACGATGGTCTCGATCTTGCGCAGCACCTTGAAGCCGAGCGGCAGCCAGGAATAGATCCCGGCCGAGGATTGCTTGATCATGCCCGCCCGCAGCATCAGGCGGTGGCTGGCGATCTGCGCCTCCGAGGGCGTTTCCTTGAGAACCGGCAGAAAATAGCGGGACAGGCGCATGTTGGAACCTCTGGCTGACACTGGGTCCGGGTTTAGGCGACCCGAGGCCCGCCGACAACCGCAATTGCCGTGGCGCTGCGTGGTCCGGCCCCCTCTCGCGGGCGCCGGAAGCCTTGCCAATCAGGGGGGCATCGGTCATGTAAGGCCCGGAGAACAGGGCCTGCGCAGAACGTCGGGAAACAGGCTTCGCCCGGGGCTTTGCAAGCGGCTTTGCACGGGCTTTCGCAACGGGAACAGGACGGGCGGGACCATGGCACTTCCGGTCAGAACGCAGCTCAAGTACTGGAGCATCGCGGCAGGCGTATTCGCCCTGATGCTGTGGTGGCTGGGCGATGTCATCCTGCCCTTCGTGCTGGGCGCGGCGGTGGCCTATTTCCTGGACCCGGTCGCCGACCGGTTGGAGGCGATGGGCGCGTCCCGCGCGGCGGCGACGGCGATCATCACGCTGGTGGCGGTGCTGGTCTTCGTGCTGGGGGCGCTGCTGGTGGTGCCGACGCTGGTCAACCAGACCGTGGCGCTGTTCGACACCGCGCCGCAGCTGTTCCGCGATCTTCAGGCCTTTCTGACGACGAATTTCCCGCAGATCTCGGACGAAGGCAGCACCCTGCGCCAGACCCTGATCGCGGTGGGCGAAACCATCCAGTCCAAGGGCGGGGAGCTGCTGAACACCGCGCTGACCTCTGTCGGGTCGCTGATCAACGTGGTGATGCTGTTCGTGATCGTCCCGGTGGTGGCGTTTTACCTGCTTTATGACTGGGACAACATGGTCGCCCGCATCGACGAGCTGCTGCCGCGCGAACATGCCCCCACCATCCGCCGGCTGGCGGGAGACATCGACGCGACGCTGGCCAGTTTCATTCGCGGCATGGGAACCGTCTGCCTGATCCTGGGCACCTATTACGCCATCGCGCTGATGCTGGTCGGGCTGCAATTCGGGCTGGTGGTGGGCGCCGTCGCCGGGCTGATCACCTTCATCCCATACGTGGGGGCGCTGGTCGGCGGCGCGCTGGCCATCGGGCTGGCGCTGTTCCAGTTCTGGGGCGACTGGGTGTCGATCGGGCTGGTGGCCGGGATCTTCGTCCTGGGCCAGGTGATCGAGGGCAACGTGCTGACGCCCAAGCTGGTGGGCGATTCCGTCGGGCTGCACCCGGTTTGGCTGATCTTCGCGCTGTCGGTGTTCGGCTCTCTCTTCGGGTTCGTGGGGATGCTGGTGGCGGTGCCGGTCGCCGCGGCCCTGGGGGTGATCGCGCGGTTCGTCATCGGGCGATACAAGTCCAGCCAGCTTTATCGCGGACCGGCGTCCGAGGCCACGGATATCGCCGCCGCGACCCCGCGCGCCACCCCCGCCACCGGAGCGCCAGCGCCCGCGCCTGCCACCGGCGGCACGGCGGAGACCGACGAGGCCTGAGATGAGCTATCAGCAGGCGCCCCTGGATCTCCCCCCCGCCGCGGTGGAGATGACGCACGACAATTTCGTGCCGGCCCCCGGCAATGCCGTCGCGCTGTCGCTGGTCGCGGGCTGGCCCGACGCCTGGCACCGGCGCAAGCTTGCGCTGGTCGGCCCGCCGGGATCGGGCAAGACGCACCTGGCCTGCATCTGGACCGCCGCCAGCGGCGCCTCCCACCTGACCGCCACGCAGCTGGCCAGTGCCGATATCGACACCCTGGCCAAGGCCCCCGTCGCGGTGGAGGACGTGCCAAGCATCGCCGGCAACCGCCCGGCCGAGGAAGCCCTGTTCCACCTGCACAACCTCGTCCTGTCCGAAGGTCACGGCCTTCTGGTCACGGGCGACCGCCCGGTCTCGGATTGGGGACTGACCCTGCCCGATCTGGACAGCCGGATGCAGGGGACGCAGGCCGCCGTTCTGAAAGCCCCGGACGATACCCTGCTCAGCGCCGTTCTGGCCAAGCTGTTCGCGGATCGCCAGCTGCTGCCGACCCCCGACGTCATTCCCTATCTGGTGCTGCGCATGGACCGGTCCTTTGACGCCGCGCGCCGCATCGTGGCCGAGCTGGACGCAAGATCGCTCAGCGCGCAGCGGCGGATCACCCGCCCCATGGCCATGGACCTGATGCATCATTCCGACGACCCGCCCCCCGGCGGCTGACCCATTTTCATGACCTGACAGCAAAGCGCCATGCCCCGGACACAAAAACGAACTGCCGATTTTCTTTACGACGACACCCGCCCTTCCGTGGCGATGCCGGAGGTGGACAAGACCGGCCCGGGTCGGTTCTTCAACCGGGAGCTCAGCTGGCTGGGC encodes the following:
- the proS gene encoding proline--tRNA ligase, whose translation is MRLSRYFLPVLKETPSEAQIASHRLMLRAGMIKQSSAGIYSWLPLGFKVLRKIETIVHEEQARAGHVAMLMPTLQSADLWRESGRYDAYGPEMLRIRDRQDRDMLYGPTNEEMITDIFRSHVNSYKDLPLTLYHVQWKFRDEIRPRFGVMRGREFLMKDGYNFDLTKEDALHAYNRHLVSYLRTYERMGLQAIPMRADSGPIGGDDTHEFLVLADTGESEVFYDSEITDLKFGDREIDYDSHDACRAVLQEFTSRYARTDETHDAELFAQVPEDRRRTARGIEVGQIFYFGTKYSEPMGATVQGPDGKPVPVHMGSHGIGVSRLVGAIIEANHDDNGIIWPEGVTPFHVGIVNLKQGDAATDQACEALYKGLEAMGLEPLYDDRKERAGGKFATMDLVGLPWRLTVGPRGLKSGVVELTCRRSGESEEMAPEAALARIAEIYTPHHPVRPLPEPMAGRDFSTWI
- a CDS encoding AI-2E family transporter; the protein is MALPVRTQLKYWSIAAGVFALMLWWLGDVILPFVLGAAVAYFLDPVADRLEAMGASRAAATAIITLVAVLVFVLGALLVVPTLVNQTVALFDTAPQLFRDLQAFLTTNFPQISDEGSTLRQTLIAVGETIQSKGGELLNTALTSVGSLINVVMLFVIVPVVAFYLLYDWDNMVARIDELLPREHAPTIRRLAGDIDATLASFIRGMGTVCLILGTYYAIALMLVGLQFGLVVGAVAGLITFIPYVGALVGGALAIGLALFQFWGDWVSIGLVAGIFVLGQVIEGNVLTPKLVGDSVGLHPVWLIFALSVFGSLFGFVGMLVAVPVAAALGVIARFVIGRYKSSQLYRGPASEATDIAAATPRATPATGAPAPAPATGGTAETDEA
- a CDS encoding HdaA/DnaA family protein; translation: MSYQQAPLDLPPAAVEMTHDNFVPAPGNAVALSLVAGWPDAWHRRKLALVGPPGSGKTHLACIWTAASGASHLTATQLASADIDTLAKAPVAVEDVPSIAGNRPAEEALFHLHNLVLSEGHGLLVTGDRPVSDWGLTLPDLDSRMQGTQAAVLKAPDDTLLSAVLAKLFADRQLLPTPDVIPYLVLRMDRSFDAARRIVAELDARSLSAQRRITRPMAMDLMHHSDDPPPGG